In Xylanibacter ruminicola 23, a single genomic region encodes these proteins:
- a CDS encoding SulP family inorganic anion transporter, which translates to MTTFAFKPKLLSTLRHYNKQQFTTDLLAGIIVGIVALPLAIAFGIASGVTPEKGIITAIVAGLIISLLGGSKVQIGGPTGAFIIIIYGIIQQYGFEGLTIATLMAGVFLILFGVLHLGTIIKYIPYPIVVGFTSGIALTIFTTQIKDLFGLTMESVPSDFIEKWGAYIGDFGTIDWWSTAVGIGSVAVIATWPMVAKYNNLLKKLPGSLIAIIVMTVAALLLKQYAGVMSIETIGDRFSISNQLPDAEMPALSWDVIKGLVSPAITIAILGAIESLLSATVADGVIGDRHDSNTELIAQGVANLASPIFGGIPATGAIARTMTNINNGGRTPVAGIVHAAVLLLIFLFLMPLAQYIPMACLAGVLVIVSYNMSGWRSFASIMKNPKSDVIVLSVTFLLTVIFDLTIAIEVGLICACLLFMRRMAETTDVKVISDEIDPEEEQSDFQMGNLEHLTIPEGVEVYEINGPYFFGAGNKFEEIMASLRGQRPKVRIIRMRKVPFVDSTGIHNLTNLCTMSQNDGIQVVLSGVNPTVQAVLHKAGFDKMLGEENICSHINIALERAKELV; encoded by the coding sequence ATGACAACATTTGCATTCAAGCCGAAACTTTTGTCGACACTTCGGCACTACAACAAACAACAGTTTACCACCGACCTGCTGGCCGGTATCATCGTAGGTATCGTAGCACTGCCTCTGGCCATCGCTTTTGGTATTGCATCAGGTGTAACCCCTGAGAAGGGTATCATCACCGCCATCGTAGCCGGACTGATTATCTCGTTGCTGGGTGGTTCGAAAGTACAGATTGGTGGACCTACTGGTGCGTTTATCATTATTATCTATGGTATTATTCAGCAGTACGGTTTCGAGGGATTGACCATCGCCACACTGATGGCTGGTGTGTTCCTGATTCTGTTTGGTGTGCTGCATCTGGGAACCATCATCAAATACATACCTTACCCCATTGTGGTAGGTTTTACCAGCGGTATCGCGCTCACCATCTTTACCACACAGATTAAGGACTTGTTTGGTTTAACCATGGAGAGCGTACCCAGCGATTTTATCGAGAAGTGGGGCGCTTACATCGGCGACTTTGGTACCATCGACTGGTGGAGCACTGCTGTGGGCATCGGCTCGGTAGCTGTAATTGCCACATGGCCTATGGTTGCTAAGTACAACAATCTGCTGAAGAAGCTGCCAGGATCGCTGATTGCAATTATCGTCATGACTGTAGCCGCTCTGCTGTTGAAGCAGTATGCTGGCGTAATGAGTATAGAAACCATTGGCGACAGATTCAGTATTTCGAACCAGTTGCCTGATGCTGAAATGCCCGCTTTGTCGTGGGATGTGATTAAGGGTCTGGTATCGCCAGCTATCACCATCGCCATTTTGGGTGCCATAGAATCTTTGCTTTCAGCCACTGTGGCTGACGGTGTGATTGGCGATCGCCACGACTCTAATACCGAATTGATTGCACAGGGTGTGGCTAACCTGGCCAGTCCTATATTTGGCGGTATCCCCGCTACAGGTGCTATTGCACGTACCATGACCAATATTAATAATGGTGGACGTACACCTGTGGCTGGTATCGTACATGCAGCCGTGCTGCTGCTCATCTTCCTGTTCCTCATGCCACTGGCACAGTATATCCCTATGGCCTGTCTGGCTGGTGTGCTGGTTATCGTGAGCTATAACATGAGTGGCTGGCGCTCGTTCGCTTCGATCATGAAGAACCCAAAGAGCGACGTGATTGTGCTGAGTGTAACCTTCCTGCTTACCGTTATCTTCGACCTGACTATCGCTATCGAGGTTGGTCTGATCTGCGCTTGCTTGCTGTTCATGCGTCGTATGGCAGAGACTACCGATGTGAAGGTTATCAGCGATGAGATCGACCCAGAGGAGGAGCAGAGCGACTTCCAGATGGGTAACCTGGAGCACCTGACTATCCCTGAGGGTGTAGAAGTGTACGAGATTAACGGTCCTTACTTCTTTGGAGCAGGTAATAAGTTCGAGGAGATTATGGCCAGCTTGCGTGGTCAGCGACCCAAGGTGCGCATTATTCGTATGCGTAAGGTGCCTTTCGTTGATTCTACTGGTATCCACAACCTTACTAACCTGTGTACCATGAGTCAGAATGATGGCATACAGGTAGTACTCTCGGGTGTGAACCCAACAGTGCAGGCTGTACTCCATAAGGCCGGATTTGATAAGATGTTAGGCGAGGAAAACATTTGCTCGCACATCAATATAGCATTAGAAAGAGCAAAAGAGTTGGTTTAA
- a CDS encoding PD-(D/E)XK nuclease family protein, with protein sequence MGSFLEHVAEDLLSRYGTNLSRVAVVFPNKRASLFLNEHLARLAQKPLWSPAYITISDLFRSHSKLQVADPILLVCELHRVFTACTGIDETLDHFYGWGQLLLSDFDDLDKNMAPADKVLANLRDIHELDDTSYLTPEQREMIKRFFSNFSEEHNTELKERFLRLWSHIGEIYHAYNQQLAEKQLAYEGALYRQVATDETLEFEYDTYVFIGFNLLQKVEQTLFSRLEKQGKAIFYQDTDEVPPHHINLISAPTENIQARYISEWLDADRINDGRKTAIVLCNEGLLQTVIHCLPENVDKINITTGYPLGQTSIASLINTLINMQVHGYSLRKQTFARRWIESIKRHPYATLMPDDFASQRYTDIQPLLHWLISLTQTIATSKSPIIDSPLDTESLFRMYTLLNRLSGLVDSGVLKVDVITLQRLVVQLISTTSIPFHGEPAEGIQVMGVLETRNLDFDHVLLLSCNEGNMPRGVNDTSFIPYALRKAYGLTTIDYKVSIYEHYFHRLLQRAKDVTILYNNATSDGKTAEMSRFMLQLMVENKIPITFQTLKAGQTPQLHAPQAINKTPEVMSQLQRRFAKDAGGISPTAINTYLRCQLRFFYRYVCELKEPDSTEDDLIDNRLFGNIFHKAAQLVYEYLVATKATITTMAIDDLLKEEVTIERVVDEAIKQEFFHINDASRPLPPLDGLQLINREVIIKYLRQLLECDRRLAPFSILGLEKPVNITLNNQYIAGVIDRLDSITDPETGLERIRVVDYKTGSRQMKAMPDVAAIFSQEAIKDHSDYFLQTLLYAHIVRSKTPQMVSPCLLFIQHAGSEDYDPTLKIGKEAITDIADYSDEFITLLRQQLDDIYNAQIAFVPTDDQHRCETCPYAALCRG encoded by the coding sequence ATGGGTTCATTCCTTGAACATGTAGCAGAAGACCTGCTTTCCAGATATGGCACCAATCTATCACGAGTAGCTGTGGTGTTCCCTAACAAGCGTGCATCGCTGTTCCTTAACGAGCACCTGGCGCGCCTGGCGCAGAAGCCCCTATGGAGCCCTGCCTATATTACCATCAGCGATTTGTTCCGTTCGCACTCCAAACTGCAGGTGGCCGACCCTATCCTGCTGGTTTGTGAACTGCATCGTGTGTTCACAGCCTGTACAGGTATCGACGAGACGCTCGACCATTTCTATGGTTGGGGGCAGCTGTTGCTTTCCGACTTCGACGATTTGGATAAGAACATGGCACCTGCCGATAAGGTGCTGGCCAACCTACGCGATATACACGAGCTCGACGACACCTCGTACCTCACACCTGAACAGCGCGAGATGATTAAACGCTTTTTCAGCAATTTCTCTGAGGAGCATAACACAGAACTGAAAGAGCGATTCCTTCGCCTGTGGAGCCATATTGGTGAGATTTACCATGCTTACAACCAGCAGTTGGCCGAAAAGCAACTGGCCTACGAGGGTGCCCTCTATCGCCAGGTGGCAACAGACGAGACGTTAGAGTTTGAATACGATACTTATGTGTTTATTGGTTTCAACCTGTTGCAGAAGGTAGAACAAACACTCTTCAGCCGATTGGAGAAGCAGGGCAAGGCCATCTTCTATCAGGATACCGACGAGGTGCCACCACACCACATTAACCTGATTTCGGCTCCTACCGAGAATATCCAGGCACGCTATATCAGCGAGTGGTTGGATGCCGATCGCATTAACGATGGTCGCAAAACAGCCATTGTGCTTTGCAACGAGGGCTTGCTGCAAACAGTTATCCACTGTTTGCCCGAGAATGTTGACAAGATCAATATCACCACAGGTTATCCGCTTGGTCAAACCTCGATAGCGTCGCTCATCAACACGCTTATCAACATGCAGGTGCATGGCTATTCGCTGCGCAAGCAGACCTTTGCACGTAGATGGATTGAGAGCATCAAGCGCCATCCATACGCCACACTGATGCCCGATGATTTTGCCAGTCAGCGTTATACTGATATCCAGCCCTTACTGCATTGGCTCATTAGTCTTACGCAGACCATCGCCACCTCAAAGAGTCCTATCATCGACTCACCACTCGATACTGAGAGCCTGTTCCGTATGTACACCTTGCTTAACAGACTAAGCGGTCTGGTGGATAGTGGCGTGCTGAAAGTGGATGTGATTACGCTGCAACGCCTGGTTGTACAACTGATATCAACCACCTCTATTCCCTTCCATGGCGAACCTGCCGAAGGAATCCAGGTGATGGGTGTGCTCGAAACTCGAAACCTCGACTTCGACCATGTGCTTCTGCTCTCGTGCAACGAGGGTAACATGCCACGTGGCGTTAACGATACCTCGTTTATCCCCTATGCCCTGCGTAAGGCCTACGGACTGACCACAATCGATTACAAGGTATCTATCTACGAGCATTATTTCCATCGTTTGCTGCAACGTGCAAAAGATGTAACCATCCTTTATAACAATGCCACCAGCGATGGTAAAACAGCCGAGATGTCGCGCTTTATGCTGCAACTGATGGTTGAGAACAAGATACCTATCACGTTCCAAACCCTGAAGGCTGGACAAACACCTCAGCTCCATGCGCCTCAGGCCATTAACAAGACACCCGAGGTGATGAGTCAGCTGCAGCGCCGCTTTGCCAAAGATGCAGGCGGCATCAGTCCTACAGCCATCAACACCTATCTGCGCTGCCAACTGCGATTCTTCTATCGTTATGTATGCGAGTTGAAAGAGCCCGACAGCACAGAGGACGATTTGATTGACAACCGTTTATTTGGTAACATCTTCCATAAGGCAGCCCAATTGGTGTACGAGTATCTGGTAGCAACCAAAGCAACCATCACCACGATGGCTATCGACGATTTATTAAAGGAAGAGGTAACGATAGAACGTGTAGTAGATGAGGCCATCAAGCAGGAGTTCTTCCATATCAACGATGCCTCACGTCCATTGCCTCCACTCGATGGCTTGCAGCTTATTAACCGCGAGGTGATTATCAAGTACCTGCGCCAGCTGTTGGAGTGCGATCGCCGTTTGGCGCCCTTCAGCATCCTGGGTCTCGAAAAGCCTGTTAACATCACTTTGAATAATCAGTATATTGCTGGTGTCATCGACCGTTTGGATAGTATTACCGATCCAGAAACAGGACTGGAACGTATCCGTGTGGTAGATTATAAGACAGGTTCGCGCCAGATGAAAGCCATGCCCGATGTGGCAGCCATTTTCTCACAGGAGGCCATCAAGGATCATAGCGATTACTTCCTGCAAACCCTGCTCTATGCCCATATCGTGCGTAGCAAAACACCACAGATGGTGTCGCCATGCCTGCTGTTTATTCAGCATGCAGGTAGCGAGGATTACGACCCTACCCTGAAGATTGGAAAGGAAGCCATCACTGATATAGCAGATTATTCAGATGAGTTTATCACGCTGTTACGTCAACAGCTGGACGATATCTATAATGCCCAGATAGCTTTTGTGCCAACTGACGACCAGCATCGTTGCGAAACATGCCCCTACGCTGCACTCTGTCGAGGGTAA
- a CDS encoding MFS transporter, which translates to MNSQSTPVHIRLWHKDFWLMAIANFLLAMTVYMLVPTMPRWLMDAQQFSAQDAGIAMAAFGVGLFALGAFISYMVQHYRRNLVCIFAVLVEALLITALYYIDGLHMRVANPMVVFVQRFAQGAVFGLAQMVLTSTLIIDTSESFQRTEANHSAAWFSRFALSMGPMAGLLIGRIAGFHYVLLATMACAMAVVVLVLLVNFPFRAPQDDIPTVSLDRFFLPHGFPLFVNLQLVTLAVGIILSVVMIEQFYSMMMVGFAVAILSQRFVFKNAELKSEVVTGLILMGVALLMMITRHLPIVMYAAPLFIGMGVGLIGSRFLLFFIKLSRHCQRGTSQSTFLLGWESGIAWGVGAGVAIFQGNITAALIAALVLVIAALAMYHFTHNWFTNNKNR; encoded by the coding sequence ATGAATTCACAGAGTACGCCCGTACATATCAGGTTGTGGCATAAAGACTTTTGGTTGATGGCCATCGCCAACTTTCTGTTGGCTATGACGGTCTATATGCTCGTACCTACTATGCCCCGCTGGCTGATGGATGCCCAGCAGTTCTCGGCTCAGGATGCAGGTATTGCTATGGCTGCATTCGGAGTAGGACTGTTTGCACTTGGTGCATTCATATCTTATATGGTTCAGCACTATCGTAGAAACTTAGTGTGCATATTTGCCGTGCTGGTTGAAGCACTATTGATTACAGCCCTGTATTATATAGATGGTTTGCATATGCGTGTGGCCAATCCTATGGTGGTTTTTGTGCAGCGTTTTGCACAAGGAGCCGTGTTCGGACTGGCCCAGATGGTGCTGACGAGCACGCTGATTATCGATACCAGCGAGTCGTTCCAGCGTACCGAAGCTAACCACTCGGCTGCCTGGTTCTCGAGATTTGCCCTGAGTATGGGTCCTATGGCAGGTTTGCTCATTGGGCGCATTGCCGGCTTCCACTATGTGCTGTTGGCAACTATGGCTTGTGCTATGGCTGTGGTGGTACTGGTGCTGCTGGTAAACTTCCCCTTCCGTGCACCTCAGGATGATATCCCTACTGTTAGCTTGGATCGTTTCTTCCTGCCTCATGGATTCCCACTGTTTGTAAACCTGCAACTGGTTACTTTGGCCGTGGGTATTATCCTGTCGGTAGTAATGATTGAGCAGTTCTACTCGATGATGATGGTGGGCTTTGCTGTGGCCATCTTATCGCAGCGCTTTGTGTTTAAGAATGCTGAGTTGAAGAGCGAGGTGGTAACAGGTTTGATACTGATGGGTGTGGCCCTGCTGATGATGATCACACGCCATCTGCCTATCGTGATGTATGCAGCTCCGCTGTTTATTGGTATGGGCGTTGGTTTGATAGGTTCGCGCTTCCTGCTGTTCTTTATCAAACTGAGTCGCCACTGTCAGCGAGGCACTTCGCAGAGCACCTTCCTGTTAGGCTGGGAGAGTGGTATCGCTTGGGGTGTAGGCGCAGGTGTGGCTATCTTCCAAGGCAACATTACAGCCGCACTGATAGCTGCCTTGGTACTGGTAATAGCTGCTTTGGCTATGTACCATTTTACCCACAACTGGTTTACAAACAACAAAAACAGATAA
- a CDS encoding MBL fold metallo-hydrolase, whose amino-acid sequence MLHVKTFSFNLLQENTYVVYDDTNECVIIDCGAYYQEERDALVNFINEHQLKPVHLLCTHGHFDHNFGINTVFDTWGLKPEISADDEWLITDIPGQFQAMAGIKLNLSFPEPGHYFANDEVIRFGTHQFKLLRTPGHTPGGVSFWCEEEKVVFTGDTLFRMSIGRTDFERGSYTDIMHSLQHVLAALPADTKVYTGHGPQSTIGDEQQYNPYMNA is encoded by the coding sequence ATGCTACACGTAAAAACCTTCAGTTTTAATCTCCTGCAGGAGAACACCTACGTGGTTTACGACGACACCAACGAGTGTGTGATTATAGACTGTGGCGCCTATTATCAGGAGGAGCGCGATGCGTTGGTAAACTTTATCAACGAGCATCAGCTAAAGCCCGTACATTTGCTATGTACCCATGGCCATTTCGACCATAACTTTGGAATCAACACCGTGTTTGACACGTGGGGATTGAAGCCCGAGATTTCGGCCGACGATGAGTGGCTGATAACAGATATCCCTGGACAGTTCCAGGCGATGGCAGGCATCAAGCTCAACCTGTCATTCCCTGAGCCAGGCCATTACTTTGCCAACGACGAGGTCATCCGTTTTGGCACCCACCAGTTTAAGTTGCTGCGTACCCCAGGCCATACACCAGGTGGTGTTAGCTTCTGGTGCGAAGAAGAGAAGGTGGTGTTTACAGGCGATACCTTGTTCCGTATGAGCATAGGCCGCACCGATTTCGAACGTGGCAGCTATACCGATATCATGCATAGTCTACAGCACGTACTTGCAGCGCTACCTGCCGACACCAAGGTTTATACAGGCCACGGCCCACAATCAACTATAGGCGACGAACAGCAATACAATCCTTATATGAACGCATAA
- a CDS encoding cache domain-containing protein: MKGRIKSLPAKIAVRLLLCGLVITVCVGFVSYHYTLNGITKQYAENFHMRMLINYEYTRRVLSDVYVQVSNHVYYIEQSLDKPETQIDAMTRIVRNGNRVHSCGMNFIKNYYPEKGEKYCPFAWRNPKNRDEILTDLKGDQDFDYLNDRWFRSVIEGDTCEWSDPFYDGYDKSTTLVAYMVPIHDAEGKPVAVLGADISLEWLTGKLDETDSTYNAQNNFAAKVMGLKSQSFIINYDGKFITHPKAEKLLEGQFFHHVRGSKSGKKTLLERKMKAGEQSSDETQERYLFNGEESYFFYTPLKYTDWTMVTVVPCRQIDMLGLMYVLKLMAYVLVGMFVLVAVAYVYMKKDFKNRYETDKLECERPEGV, from the coding sequence ATGAAAGGAAGAATTAAATCGTTACCTGCAAAAATTGCTGTCCGACTCTTGTTGTGTGGCTTGGTAATTACTGTGTGCGTGGGGTTTGTTTCTTATCACTACACGCTGAACGGTATTACCAAACAGTATGCAGAGAACTTTCATATGCGTATGCTCATTAACTATGAGTACACGCGCCGCGTGCTGTCGGATGTGTATGTACAGGTTTCGAACCATGTGTATTACATTGAGCAATCGCTCGACAAACCTGAGACCCAAATCGACGCTATGACACGTATTGTGCGTAATGGTAATCGTGTGCATAGTTGTGGCATGAACTTTATCAAGAACTACTATCCGGAGAAGGGTGAGAAATACTGTCCCTTTGCCTGGCGTAACCCCAAGAATCGCGATGAGATACTGACGGATTTGAAGGGCGATCAGGATTTTGACTACCTGAACGACCGTTGGTTCAGAAGTGTGATTGAGGGCGATACCTGCGAGTGGAGTGATCCCTTCTACGATGGCTACGACAAATCAACCACTCTGGTGGCCTATATGGTGCCCATACACGATGCTGAGGGCAAGCCTGTGGCTGTATTAGGAGCCGATATTTCACTGGAATGGCTGACAGGGAAGCTGGACGAGACAGACAGCACCTATAATGCCCAGAACAATTTTGCTGCCAAGGTGATGGGACTGAAATCGCAGAGTTTCATCATCAACTACGATGGTAAGTTTATCACGCACCCCAAGGCAGAAAAGCTATTGGAGGGCCAGTTCTTCCACCACGTAAGGGGTAGCAAGAGTGGTAAGAAAACCCTGCTGGAACGCAAGATGAAGGCAGGAGAGCAGAGTAGCGACGAAACACAGGAGCGCTATCTGTTTAATGGCGAGGAGAGCTACTTCTTCTATACACCGCTGAAGTACACCGACTGGACCATGGTAACGGTGGTGCCCTGCCGACAGATTGATATGCTGGGCCTTATGTACGTGCTCAAGCTGATGGCCTATGTGCTGGTGGGCATGTTTGTCCTGGTAGCCGTGGCGTATGTTTATATGAAAAAAGATTTTAAGAATAGATATGAAACTGATAAGTTGGAATGTGAACGGCCTGAGGGCGTGTGA
- a CDS encoding RsiV family protein, translated as MTNQLKYTLIFVILAVFTGCRNDDEGKLTFEMLESEKTIRLSNEELSPVCNVSLKLPCATKESGEVGKNINEAVVYRLFNQADMGMQGAMDQFAEAYTMSYKTNMLPLYNADRADTTKRSWYEFHYIINATTEQTSKRTLAYLATIDYSEGHANSIHQLIPLNFKVETGKEIRMKDIFVDGYETQLPPVLLKALMEKTESQNLDQLKEKGYLDQVEMYVPENFIVSDNTITFIFNPSEIASLELGTIELVLTYAQLKKFVKPAFIKSVQ; from the coding sequence ATGACAAACCAACTCAAATACACGCTCATTTTCGTTATTCTCGCCGTTTTTACGGGTTGTAGAAACGATGACGAAGGCAAACTGACTTTCGAGATGCTCGAGTCGGAAAAAACCATACGTCTATCAAACGAAGAGCTATCGCCAGTGTGCAATGTAAGTTTAAAACTGCCCTGCGCCACCAAAGAGAGTGGCGAGGTGGGAAAGAATATTAACGAGGCTGTGGTGTATCGCCTCTTTAACCAGGCCGATATGGGCATGCAAGGTGCCATGGACCAGTTTGCCGAGGCTTACACCATGAGTTATAAAACCAACATGCTGCCTCTCTACAATGCCGATCGTGCCGATACCACCAAACGCTCGTGGTACGAGTTCCATTACATTATCAATGCCACTACCGAGCAAACCTCGAAGCGCACTTTGGCCTATCTGGCCACCATCGACTATAGCGAGGGCCATGCCAACAGCATCCATCAGCTTATCCCGCTTAATTTCAAAGTCGAGACAGGAAAAGAAATCAGGATGAAGGATATTTTTGTGGATGGCTACGAAACCCAGTTGCCACCCGTATTGCTGAAGGCACTCATGGAGAAAACTGAGAGCCAGAACCTTGACCAACTGAAGGAGAAAGGTTATCTGGACCAGGTAGAAATGTACGTACCTGAGAACTTTATTGTGAGCGATAATACCATCACTTTTATTTTCAATCCCTCCGAGATTGCCTCGTTGGAGTTAGGCACTATCGAGTTGGTGCTTACCTATGCCCAGCTTAAGAAATTTGTAAAACCCGCATTTATCAAATCAGTACAATGA
- a CDS encoding exodeoxyribonuclease III has protein sequence MKLISWNVNGLRACEGKGFSDTFRELDADFFCLQETKMQAGQLDLAFEGYESYWNYAEKKGYSGTAIFTKHHPLSVTYGIGIDEHDHEGRVITLEMEDFYLVTCYTPNSQDGLKRLDYRMTWENDFRAYLKGLDAKKPVILCGDLNVAHQEIDLKNPKTNRMNAGFTDQEREQFSTLLASGFTDSFRYKYPEQVTYSWWSYRFQARQKNAGWRIDYFVISDRLRERMDDARIHTQILGSDHCPVELTLK, from the coding sequence ATGAAACTGATAAGTTGGAATGTGAACGGCCTGAGGGCGTGTGAAGGAAAGGGGTTTAGCGACACTTTCCGTGAGTTGGATGCTGACTTCTTCTGTCTGCAGGAAACAAAAATGCAGGCTGGTCAGCTCGACTTGGCCTTTGAGGGCTATGAGAGCTATTGGAATTATGCCGAAAAGAAAGGCTACAGTGGTACGGCTATCTTTACCAAGCACCACCCATTGAGCGTGACCTATGGCATAGGGATTGATGAGCACGACCACGAGGGCCGTGTGATTACTTTGGAGATGGAGGATTTTTACCTGGTAACCTGCTACACACCAAACTCGCAGGATGGGTTGAAGCGCCTTGACTATCGTATGACATGGGAGAACGACTTTCGTGCCTATCTGAAGGGCCTCGATGCCAAGAAACCTGTGATACTGTGTGGTGACCTGAATGTGGCACACCAGGAGATTGACCTGAAGAACCCCAAGACCAACCGTATGAATGCCGGCTTTACCGATCAGGAGCGCGAGCAGTTCTCAACCCTGTTGGCCAGTGGTTTTACCGATTCGTTCCGCTATAAGTATCCTGAGCAGGTAACCTACTCGTGGTGGAGCTATCGTTTCCAGGCACGCCAGAAGAACGCTGGCTGGCGTATCGACTATTTTGTGATTAGCGACCGATTGCGTGAGCGCATGGACGATGCCCGGATACATACACAAATACTGGGCAGCGATCACTGCCCAGTAGAGTTAACATTGAAGTAA
- the rsmG gene encoding 16S rRNA (guanine(527)-N(7))-methyltransferase RsmG yields the protein MTAEIIQKYFPELSDEQRQQFDALDALYRDWNTKINVISRKDIDQLYEHHVLHSLAIAKMINFRPGTRILDFGTGGGFPGVPLSILFPECQFKLIDGTGKKIRVAQEVCNAIGLKNCQPTHLRGEDEKDKYDFIVSRAVMPLPDLVKLMRKNISKQQQNALPNGVICLKGGDLQAELQPYHKIVEATEISQFFSEEWFKEKYVIYLPL from the coding sequence ATGACAGCAGAGATTATTCAGAAATATTTTCCAGAGCTGAGCGACGAGCAGCGCCAGCAGTTCGACGCCCTCGATGCCCTTTATCGTGATTGGAACACCAAGATTAATGTTATTTCGCGTAAGGATATCGACCAGCTTTACGAGCACCACGTGCTCCACTCACTGGCCATCGCTAAGATGATTAACTTCCGTCCAGGCACACGCATCCTGGATTTTGGTACAGGTGGCGGCTTTCCTGGTGTACCCCTGAGCATTCTGTTTCCAGAGTGCCAGTTTAAGCTGATTGATGGCACAGGCAAGAAGATTCGTGTGGCCCAGGAGGTGTGCAATGCCATTGGCTTGAAGAACTGCCAGCCCACCCATCTGCGTGGCGAGGATGAGAAGGATAAGTACGACTTTATTGTGAGCCGTGCCGTGATGCCCCTCCCCGACCTGGTAAAACTGATGCGTAAGAACATCTCGAAGCAGCAGCAGAATGCCCTGCCCAATGGCGTTATCTGCTTGAAGGGTGGCGATTTGCAGGCCGAGTTGCAGCCCTATCATAAGATTGTAGAAGCCACAGAGATTTCGCAGTTCTTCAGCGAAGAGTGGTTTAAGGAAAAGTACGTTATCTATCTGCCACTATAA